The following coding sequences are from one Eretmochelys imbricata isolate rEreImb1 chromosome 12, rEreImb1.hap1, whole genome shotgun sequence window:
- the ADGRG1 gene encoding adhesion G-protein coupled receptor G1, which translates to MDRLLLALLLLLQGVNGSSHHAEDFRFCGERRQTKKSRIIYQMRPENIITIENSAETLQIAAPFPNLDNYTLPDNLGNYRFCLYWYQRDRIFNLTYGRNNYMLSTEANPSFNFSNPSAPQNKSGVPVLSNVSYAYGKGLRNTSLSSAAVYYFSIRDISKVHAIEEQLRNLANFMKNPNKPTGRQTNAKAPYERLLHLESDLGQVVFEGESKTFGTSMVRATVLKIGPSKASQDLPFVSELEVGREVHGFAVNLPRILFAQAKGRKNTTESRVLLIDINSQALFQDQNGSRVLGERVIGITVGNTPVSGLPQDVVLKFFHDQLPRNVTPRCVFWDVDSSHGHGSWKSDGCETETGNNQTVCRCNHLTYFAVLMMSSPGIDYIHKKYLTIITYIGCIISAVASLFTIILFCCSRRKHRDSTINIYIHMNLLGAIFLLDVSFLITEHLASIGSEAACKAGGMFLHLSLLCCLTWMGIEGYNLYRLVVEVFNTYVEHFILKLCAVGWGLPIFIVGVIFLADQTNYGPFHIEVFESLEKSTNATICWITAPLIHNIVNLGIFNLVFLFNLVMLGAMVWEIRRQRKRGHKLKHTLVLLGLSLVLGIPWALAFFSFSSGSFQLVVIYLFTIINTLQGFLIFLWYWTMVLQVRKLKSYPSPNSSDSTMLPFSTSRNSAD; encoded by the exons ATGGATCGCCTCCTTCTGGCTCTGCTTCTCCTGTTGCAAG GGGTCAACGGAAGCAGCCACCATGCCGAAGATTTCCGATTCTGTGGCGAAAGAAGGCAAACGAAGAAAAGCCGTATCATTTATCAGATGCGGCCAGAGAACATCATCACCATCGAGAACAGTGCTGAGACGCTGCAAATAGCTGCGCCATTCCCAAACCTTGACAACTACACGTTACCGGACAACTTGGGGAACTACCGCTTCTGCCTCTACTGGTACCAAAGGGACAGGATTTTCAACCTCACGTACGGCAGAAACAACTACATGCTGAGTACCGAGGCGAACCCTTCCTTCAACTTTTCAAACCCAAGCGCACCGCAGAATAAAAGTGGGGTCCCTGTGCTTTCCAACGTGTCCTACGCCTACGGCAAAGGCCTGCGGAACACCTCCCTCAGCAGCGCTGCTGTTTACTACTTCTCCATCCGTG ACATCAGCAAGGTGCATGCAATTGAAGAACAATTAAGGAATTTAGCAAACTTCATGAAGAATCCCAATAAACCCACTGGAAGACAGACCAATGCCAAAGCACCATATGA GAGACTTCTGCATTTGGAATCGGACCTGGGACAGGTGGTGTTTGAAGGGGAGAGCAAGACTTTTGGGACGAGTATGGTGCGTGCAACTGTTTTGAAGATAGGACCCAGCAAAGCCTCTCAGGATCTGCCCTTCGTGTCTGAACTGGAG GTGGGCAGAGAGGTCCATGGGTTTGCGGTGAATCTGCCGAGGATCCTCTTTGCACAGGCGAAGGGCAGGAAGAACACCACTGAGAGTCGAGTGCTCCTGATAGATATCAACAGCCAGGCCCTTTTCCAG GACCAGAACGGCAGCAGGGTGCTCGGTGAAAGGGTGATTGGCATCACTGTGGGGAACACCCCCGTATCAGGCCTCCCCCAGGACGTAGTCCTCAAATTCTTTCATGACCAGCTACCG AGGAACGTGACTCCACGGTGCGTGTTCTGGGACGTGGACTCCAGCC ATGGCCACGGCAGCTGGAAAAGTGATGGCTGTGAAACAGAGACGGGTAATAACCAGACGGTCTGCCGTTGCAACCACCTCACCTATTTTGCTGTGCTGATG ATGTCCTCTCCGGGGATAGATTACATCCACAAGAAGTACCTGACGATTATCACCTACATTGGCTGCATTATCTCAGCTGTGGCTTCCCTCTTCACCATCATCCTCTTCTGCTGCTCCAG gAGGAAGCACAGAGACAGCACCATAAACATCTACATTCACATGAACCTGCTGGGGGCCATCTTCCTGCTGGATGTGAGCTTCCTCATCACTGAGCACTTGGCCTCCATCGGCAGCGAGGCAGCCTGCAAAGCCGGCGGCATGTTCCTGCACCTATCTTTGCTGTGCTGCCTGACCTGGATGGGCATTGAGGGCTACAATCTCTACAGGCTTGTGGTGGAGGTCTTCAACACCTACGTGGAGCACTTCATTCTCAAGCTCTGCGCGGTGGGCTGGG GGCTTCCCATCTTTATCGTGGGTGTGATCTTCCTGGCGGATCAGACAAATTATGGACCATTCCACATTGAAGTATTTGAATCCCTTGAGAAATCCACCAATGCAACCAT atGCTGGATCACAGCCCCCCTGATCCATAACATAGTCAACCTGGGCATCTTCAACCTGGTATTCCTCTTCAACTTGGTGATGCTGGGAGCCATGGTGTGGGAGATCCGCAGGCAGAGGAAGAGAGGCCACAAGCTTAAGCACACCCTGGTGCTCCTGGGGCTGAGCCTCGTGCTGGGCATCCCCTGGGCACTGGCGTTCTTCTCCTTTTCCTCGGGATCGTTCCAGCTCGTCGTCATCTACCTCTTCACCATCATCAACACTTTGCAAG gCTTCCTCATCTTCCTCTGGTACTGGACAATGGTGCTGCAGGTCAGAAAGTTGAAGTCCTACCCCTCACCGAATAGCTCTGACAGCACCATGTTGCCGTTCAGCACCAGCCGCAACAGCGCAGACTGA